One Synechococcales cyanobacterium T60_A2020_003 DNA segment encodes these proteins:
- a CDS encoding PEP-CTERM sorting domain-containing protein has product MTFDPLRSLPCSLAALSAIGLSALPAPAAVLIGNTVGNNVVEFDEKTGQFLGEFISPFEGFVSPDSLVYGPDGNLYISSGTTPDTSAIYRFNAKTGALIDRFASGGGLLRPYGLAFGPDDNLYVSSFLSDEILRYDGKTGAFLDVFARRDGSPEGLNGPNGLLFGPDGKLYVTTQGSVAAVNGQPDFSFGFPSQVLCYDITSGLGKVFVPQPAPFPSSFGFVSFLGLAIGPDDGNLYVSDFANGIRRYDFATGQELQVYDTNYTGTTPSSNFIGGLGFGFEKSLYTIGFDIGEPSNPIGTLLKFDVASGIRTLVAANQPALVRPVGLIFRPKFMTTPEPMLTPSLVALALAGLVAARRDRRSHPNS; this is encoded by the coding sequence ATGACCTTTGACCCCCTGCGATCGCTGCCCTGCTCTCTTGCCGCCTTGAGCGCGATCGGGTTGTCGGCGCTACCTGCCCCCGCCGCTGTCCTGATTGGTAACACTGTGGGCAACAATGTGGTTGAGTTTGACGAAAAAACGGGACAGTTTCTCGGCGAGTTTATCTCCCCCTTTGAGGGGTTTGTCAGCCCAGATTCCTTGGTGTATGGCCCCGATGGCAACCTCTACATTAGCAGCGGTACCACCCCAGATACCTCAGCCATTTATCGGTTTAATGCGAAAACAGGTGCACTCATTGATCGCTTTGCCAGCGGTGGCGGATTATTACGACCCTATGGCCTCGCCTTTGGCCCCGATGACAATCTCTACGTCAGCAGCTTTTTGTCCGACGAAATTTTGCGCTATGACGGTAAAACTGGCGCGTTCCTCGATGTGTTTGCTCGTCGTGATGGCAGTCCAGAAGGGTTGAATGGCCCAAATGGGCTGCTCTTTGGCCCTGATGGTAAGTTATACGTCACAACTCAGGGCAGTGTGGCGGCGGTCAACGGTCAGCCAGATTTTAGCTTTGGGTTCCCGAGTCAGGTGTTGTGCTACGACATTACTTCAGGCTTGGGCAAAGTGTTTGTGCCGCAGCCTGCGCCTTTCCCCAGTAGCTTTGGGTTTGTGAGTTTTCTGGGTTTGGCGATCGGCCCGGATGATGGCAACCTCTACGTCAGTGATTTTGCCAATGGGATTCGTCGGTATGACTTCGCCACGGGACAGGAGCTTCAGGTCTACGACACTAATTACACTGGCACCACTCCAAGTAGCAACTTCATTGGTGGGCTGGGCTTTGGCTTTGAAAAATCGCTGTACACGATCGGGTTTGATATCGGCGAGCCCAGTAACCCGATTGGGACACTGCTGAAGTTTGACGTGGCCTCAGGGATACGCACTTTGGTGGCGGCCAATCAGCCTGCCCTCGTACGCCCGGTTGGGCTGATTTTTCGTCCCAAGTTTATGACCACACCAGAACCGATGCTGACTCCTTCGCTGGTGGCGTTGGCGTTGGCTGGGCTGGTGGCCGCGCGCCGCGATCGCAGGTCTCATCCCAACTCGTAG